The stretch of DNA ATACCAATCGGATATATGTTTCTTATGCATCAGGCGTGTCACCAGCATTACTTGTCCGCCTTCGTGATACCATATGTTTCTATCCCACGATTGCTACAGGTTGAAATGATCGTTGATGGTATTTTTGAACCAGGTAATTATACTTACAATCTCAATTCCGGTCATTACAATTCTGGTATCTATTTTTTAATCCTTGCCGGCGAAAGAGAGAAGAAAAGCCAGAAGATAATGATTGTAAGGTGAAGAATCATCAGATTCATTTTTTCGTTAAAGTAGAAAATAAAATTGGTGTAGATAGGTTTATACTCTAAAAACGAATTATTCATATTCCCATCGTAGAGTCTCTGTTTATTATATAACCCCATTATTTTATAATTCTAAAATTATCGAACAAATAAAATTATGATTTTTCCATCCAACTTTTTATCTGGAATATAAAACGCTCGTGCCGCCATTACTTTCTTGACTAAACATAGATTTTAGTTATCATAATCCATATCATGCCGGATGAATTGAACTTAAACGACTTTGAGAATTTTTTGATAAGTCAAGGCAGTGAATTGAACACTATTCAAGCATATTTACGGGATATAAAACAATTGGGATTATTTTTAAAGACTCAGAATAAAGATTTAATTTCGGTAAAGACCGAAGACCTGCGTAGTTTTATTCACTCCCTTTTTGATATGGGCTTAAGCCCAGTTTCAATCAATCGCAAGATTTCCGCGATGCGGTCTTATTATGCATTTCTTTACTCTAATAACTGCATAGATAAAAATCCGGCGGAGGATTTAGAGGTTTTGAAGGTCGGCAGGAAATTGCCCCAGACTTTGTCTATTGAAGAAGTGAATGCAATCATTGAATCGGCCGATGAAAAGACACCCGCGGGTTTGAGAGATCGGGTCTGCCTGGAATTGCTCTATGGTTCAGGTTTGCGCATTTCGGAGTTGCTTAATCTTAAAATAAGTGACATTATGACCAAAGAAGAATTATTGAGTATCATCGGCAAAGGCAATAAACAGCGATTTGTGCCCTTTGGAAAAAAGGCACTTCAGGCAATCCAAGAATATCTTCAGCAGGGACGACCCGCGTTGATGAAAAAAAAGAAGAGCCCGTATCTCATTTTAAACGCCCGGGGTAATAAACTCTCCCGCATGGGTTTTTTGAAAATTCTGCGTAAATACCTTATTAAATCCGGGATAAGAAAAAAAGTTACACCCCATACCTTCCGTCATTCCTTTGCGACCCATTTACTACAGGCAGGGGCGGATTTGAGAGCGGTTCAGGAACTATTAGGACATTCTGATATTTCCACGACCCAGATATATACCCATATTGATCGCGAATACCTAAAACAAGTGCATCGTGAACACCATCCCCGGGAGAAGGAACTATGAAACTATCCCCTCAGATAAAGATAATAATTTTAGTCAGCGGAATATTGATATTTACTTTTATCTCCCTTTTTCCCTGTTTGCAAAACGGCTATTGCAACTGGGATGATTACCACTTGATTACTGCCAACCATTCAATAAAAGAACTTTCGTGGAAGAACATTAAAGAGATTTTTTCATCGGGTTATGTAGGAACTTATATTCCCCTTACGGTTTTATCCTTTGCTCTTGAGAATAAATTCTTAGGACTCAATCCTTTTGTTACTCATTTTATAAATCTCTTTTTACATTTATTAAATGTAATTCTTGTTTTCTATTTGATCTACCTTTTGACCGGTAATCTGTTGATTTCTGCAATTGTCGGTTTGCTCTTTGGGATTCATCCACTGCATGTTGAATCAGTTGCCTGGGCGACCGAAAGAAAGGATATGCTCTATTCATTTTTCTTTTTGAATAGTCTGCTCCTTTATCATTTCTATAAGCAAAATGAGAAAAAGATTTACTATTTTTCCTCGCTTCTACTTTTTATTTTTTCTCTATTATCAAAACCAATGGCGGTTACCTTACCATTGGTATTAATTCTTCTTGATTATTACTATGAAAAAAGGTTTTCCATAAAACAGGTCTATTCAAAGATCCCCTACCTGGTACCCGCATTATTAGTAGGGATAATCAATATTCATTTTCAAGGTTCTGGTTCGTTGCCTTTCGTTAATTATTTGAAGCACATTTTGGTTTTTTTCTATAACCTTCTGTTCTATCTCTATAAATTGATGTTGCCCGTAAATTTGTCGGCATTTTATCCTTATCCAGATAATTTTGAAAAATCTCTGCCGATAATGTTTTTTATTGCGCCGCTCATCGTTGGCGCTATCGTATACTTTATTATTTGGACAAAGAGATTTACTCATAAAATAATTTTTGGTTCATTATTTTTTATAATAACCTTACTCCCGGTCAGCCAGTTGATTCCCCTGGTGGCACCAGCGATCGCC from candidate division WOR-3 bacterium encodes:
- the xerD gene encoding site-specific tyrosine recombinase XerD — its product is MPDELNLNDFENFLISQGSELNTIQAYLRDIKQLGLFLKTQNKDLISVKTEDLRSFIHSLFDMGLSPVSINRKISAMRSYYAFLYSNNCIDKNPAEDLEVLKVGRKLPQTLSIEEVNAIIESADEKTPAGLRDRVCLELLYGSGLRISELLNLKISDIMTKEELLSIIGKGNKQRFVPFGKKALQAIQEYLQQGRPALMKKKKSPYLILNARGNKLSRMGFLKILRKYLIKSGIRKKVTPHTFRHSFATHLLQAGADLRAVQELLGHSDISTTQIYTHIDREYLKQVHREHHPREKEL